One Gossypium raimondii isolate GPD5lz chromosome 3, ASM2569854v1, whole genome shotgun sequence genomic window carries:
- the LOC105794907 gene encoding putative pentatricopeptide repeat-containing protein At1g03510, which produces MSSNSTNYMRLLSLTKQLTSYVNQGRHLDALSLFHTMQTSPSLTLDPFVFPLVLKSCAAIHRRRLASSIHAHATKSSLLSNQFVACALIDMYGKCFSISLARKLFDEIPQRNAVSWSSMISLYTRYGRMDAALGLFQSMDVEPNESTFNAIIAGLTEVGDGPSKAIGFYRRMQELGLRPNLITLLALLPACVVLAALSSIKEIHGYAFRSNIEPHPQLRSGLVEAYGRCASLVNARNVFRYMKERDVVAWSSLISAYALHGEARAALEVFKQMELAKVRPDDITFLGVLKACSHAGLADEALGYFDRMRIDYKVEASADHYSCLVDALSRAGRLYEAYKVIKEMTMKPTAKTWGALLGACRTYGEVELAEIAGRALFEIEPSNAANYVLLAKIYASVGRYEEAERMRMEMKERGVKVAPGSSWI; this is translated from the coding sequence ATGAGTTCCAACTCTACAAACTACATGCGACTACTGTCTTTAACGAAACAGTTAACCTCTTACGTCAACCAAGGTCGTCACTTGGACGCCCTCTCTCTCTTCCACACCATGCAAACCTCTCCATCTCTCACTCTCGACCCTTTCGTCTTCCCTCTCGTTCTCAAATCCTGCGCTGCCATCCACCGCCGCCGACTGGCCTCCTCCATTCACGCTCACGCCACCAAGTCATCTCTCCTCTCCAACCAATTTGTCGCTTGCGCTCTCATCGACATGTATGGCAAATGCTTCTCCATCTCTTTGGCCCGCAAGTTGTTCGACGAAATCCCTCAACGAAACGCCGTTTCTTGGAGTTCCATGATTTCTCTCTACACGCGCTACGGCCGTATGGATGCGGCGTTGGGGCTGTTCCAATCTATGGATGTTGAGCCAAACGAGTCCACGTTTAATGCCATCATAGCAGGTTTGACTGAAGTGGGAGATGGCCCTTCTAAGGCTATTGGATTTTATAGAAGAATGCAGGAACTGGGTTTGAGGCCGAATTTGATTACTCTTCTTGCTTTATTACCCGCTTGCGTCGTCTTAGCTGCATTGAGTTCGATTAAAGAAATTCATGGCTACGCTTTTCGAAGCAACATAGAACCTCACCCGCAGTTGAGAAGTGGTTTAGTGGAAGCTTACGGGCGATGTGCAAGTCTTGTTAACGCTCGAAATGTATTCCGATATATGAAAGAAAGAGATGTAGTTGCTTGGAGTAGTTTAATATCTGCTTACGCTTTACATGGTGAGGCAAGGGCTGCACTGGAAGTTTTTAAACAGATGGAGTTGGCGAAAGTGCGGCCTGATGACATTACTTTTCTCGGAGTATTAAAAGCGTGTAGCCATGCTGGATTAGCTGATGAAGCATTGGGTTATTTTGATAGAATGAGAATAGATTACAAAGTTGAAGCAAGTGCTGACCATTATTCATGTTTAGTTGATGCATTGAGCAGAGCAGGCAGGTTGTACGAGGcttataaagttataaaagaaatgaCTATGAAGCCAACTGCGAAGACTTGGGGAGCATTACTTGGTGCTTGTAGAACTTATGGAGAAGTAGAGTTGGCTGAGATTGCTGGGAGAGCTTTGTTTGAGATAGAGCCATCTAATGCAGCCAATTATGTGCTGTTGGCTAAGATTTATGCTAGTGTAGGAAGATATGAGGAAGCTGAGAGAATGAGAATGGAAATGAAGGAAAGGGGAGTGAAGGTAGCTCCTGGTAGCAGTTGGATTTGA
- the LOC105794904 gene encoding uncharacterized protein LOC105794904, which yields MGESDPYPSQNLAHWKQFQVSTAIGKIEIYNYSGTLKLEKNAFLSRISALKRVSFFYTHHRSSEYTTMGGGLLSHKGNGSGSGHKGRPYVLMLLLAFGAALLGVMVLHKFRERRIFNLLIEDKNRQLLSLQLLLQKEREYTKDMRRKAEETKAKIYYLRNQKMELDRRLLDMLSTLDSLKDEQKAMESALEEKKREIKLLRDKDLNTGNENPQMIALTATLKQKEAEIEELKHRLTGQVRVWSVSTDDPSNPKVNMTKGKTEFSRQESSRVHESSYKGGHGSSKGQDGTETKFSFSQEEDKGEGFEDGNEKRGGQQQKLESTGENAKNQGAIREMKIGDADDTGNYGVDGKKNHANAIDTINDVDNEQEKRSSFGGQLGKRRDPHLESERIREGGKKLDIDENSRISSLPGRVGHLSRSKGKRWRSLARNRLLKRNVNSGIDALENMTGRRLSKENKALVRSKEDGAGSEEPQKDERDKTEKTGLRKEMGARNNLFEHRNSEDTEDMNDRKVSAKTSHQVEGENAMQRNQDDSLAMAMQDTGVIGEARNYTQGTNHVKVEEAAKIKQIEGHETEEDTEVAYEQEPKREAEKGDLSSNFMSESDGKEGNKDDTSDPNF from the exons ATGGGCG AAAGTGACCCATACCCTAGCCAAAACCTGGCACATTGGAAGCAGTTTCAAGTTTCAACAGCAATTggtaaaatagaaatatataattatagtggcacattgaaacttgaaaagaaTGCTTTCCTCTCCAGAATCAGCGCCTTGAAACGGGTCTCTTTCTTCTACACCCACCACCGCTCCAGTGAATACACTA CAATGGGAGGTGGACTACTATCTCACAAAGGAAATGGCAGTGGGAGTGGGCACAAGGGAAGGCCCTATGTGTTGATGTTACTTTTGGCATTTGGGGCTGCACTGCTTGGTGTTATGGTGCTGCACAAGTTCAGGGAGAGAcgcatcttcaaccttcttatCGAAGATAAGAACCGTCAGCTCCTTTCCCTTCAGCTACTGTTGCAG AAGGAAAGAGAATACACCAAAGACATGAGAAGGAAAGCTGAAGAGACAAAAGCAAAGATATACTACCTTAGAAACCAAAAAATGGAGCTTGATCGTAGGCTGTTGGACATGCTATCTACACTTGATTCCCTTAAAGATGAGCAGAAGGCCATGGAGTCTGCTCtggaagagaaaaagagagaaatcaAACTGCTACGCGATAAAGACTTGAATACAGGAAATGAGAACCCTCAGATGATAGCTCTAACAGCAACTTTGAAGCAAAAGGAAGCTGAAATTGAGGAATTGAAGCACCGTCTTACAGGCCAAGTAAGGGTTTGGTCAGTAAGTACTGATGACCCATCGAATCCTAAAGTAAATATGACAAAGGGGAAGACAGAGTTCAGCCGTCAGGAGAGTAGTCGAGTACATGAATCTTCATACAAGGGCGGGCACGGTTCATCGAAAGGTCAGGATGGAACTGAGACTAAATTCAGTTTTTCGCAAGAGGAAGACAAAGGAGAAGGGTTTGAAGATGGAAATGAGAAAAGAGGTGGACAGCAGCAGAAACTTGAAAGTACGGGAGAAAATGCCAAAAATCAGGGAGCCATAAGAGAAATGAAAATTGGGGATGCTGATGATACAGGCAATTATGGAGTAGATGGGAAGAAGAATCATGCGAATGCCATTGATACGATTAATGATGTGGATAATGAACAAGAGAAGAGAAGTAGCTTCGGTGGGCAGCTTGGAAAACGTAGAGATCCTCACCTGGAAAGTGAACGAATTCGTGAAGGTGGCAAGAAGCTGGACATAGATGAGAATTCTAGGATTTCAAGTTTACCAGGGAGGGTCGGCCACTTAAGCAGATCAAAAGGGAAAAGATGGAGAAGTCTTGCTAGGAATAGGCTCCTAAAGAGGAATGTAAATTCCGGAATTGATGCACTGGAAAACATGACAGGTAGAAGGTTGTCCAAAGAAAACAAAGCCCTTGTAAGAAGCAAGGAAGATGGAGCAGGTTCTGAGGAGCCACAAAAAGATGAAAGAGACAAAACAGAAAAAACTGGCCTGAGGAAGGAAATGGGTGCTAGAAATAATTTGTTCGAGCATCGCAACTCTGAAGATACTGAAGATATGAACGACAGAAAAGTAAGTGCCAAGACAAGCCATCAAGTGGAGGGAGAAAATGCAATGCAAAGAAACCAAGACGACTCTTTGGCAATGGCAATGCAAGACACAGGTGTGATTGGAGAAGCCAGAAATTATACACAAGGCACCAACCATGTCAAAGTTGAAGAAGCTGCCAAGATCAAACAGATTGAAGGACATGAAACGGAAGAAGATACAGAGGTTGCCTATGAACAAGAGCCAAAAAGAGAAGCAGAAAAGGGTGACCTTTCCAGCAACTTTATGTCTGAATCTGATGGTAAAGAAGGGAATAAGGATGACACAAGCGAtcccaatttttaa
- the LOC105794905 gene encoding uncharacterized protein LOC105794905 — translation MATLAAVAARRIATVARTPPPCKAASLIPRRGLAGAADHHGPPKVNCWQEPMNPANWKEEHFVIVSLTGWGLVFYGGYKFLTKGKGKKEENTVETAKK, via the exons ATGGCTACTTTGGCGGCGGTTGCAGCTCGTAGAATAGCGACTGTAGCTCGAACACCACCTCCCTGTAAAGCCGCTTCTCTCATTCCTCGCCGGGGTCTCGCCGGCGCTGCAG atcACCATGGGCCCCCAAAAGTTAATTGTTGGCAAGAACCAATGAACCCAGCTAATTGGAAGGAAGAGCAT TTTGTTATCGTCTCTTTAACTGGTTGGGGTCTGGTTTTCTATGGCGGATACAAGTTCTTAACTAAAGGCAAAGGCAAGAAAGAAGAG AACACAGTGGAAACGGCAAAGAAATGA
- the LOC105794903 gene encoding uncharacterized protein LOC105794903, which yields MDSAEDIFDSSLNLEETHYQEGYKEGYNHGVTTGKEEGKEVGLKTGFETGEELGFYKGCVDVWNSAIQIDPTRFSTRVQKGIKQMQELIQKYPVMDPEDESVQEIMEALRLKFRVIRAALGVKLEYLGYPKPKDIEF from the coding sequence ATGGACTCTGCTGAAGATATTTTCGATTCATCGCTAAATCTAGAAGAAACCCATTACCAAGAAGGTTACAAAGAAGGCTACAACCACGGCGTAACGACCGGCAAGGAAGAGGGAAAGGAAGTGGGTCTTAAAACTGGCTTCGAAACAGGAGAAGAGCTCGGTTTCTACAAGGGCTGTGTCGATGTGTGGAACTCTGCCATTCAAATCGATCCAACCCGGTTCTCCACTCGGGTTCAAAAGGGGATTAAGCAAATGCAGGAACTAATCCAGAAGTACCCTGTTATGGATCCCGAAGACGAAAGCGTCCAAGAAATTATGGAAGCTTTGAGGCTTAAGTTTAGGGTTATCCGTGCAGCTTTGGGTGTTAAATTGGAATATCTTGGATACCCAAAACCTAAAGACATCGAATTTTGA
- the LOC105794902 gene encoding uncharacterized protein LOC105794902, whose product MLSKMLACGKVYISESRNRAALESIERAAKLFPEAAIVNKFIDDTYNRVGYTVVSRLTPKPSQDSCPLKDAVFAIVKVALETIDFELHSGTHPRLGVVDHICFHPLAHASLDQTAVVAKSLAADIGSKLKVPTFLYGAAEERGRLLDSVRRELGYFKPNSGSILWSGGSKSESLPLKPDAGPTQVSPTKGVILIGTTHWVANYNVPVFSTDIAAVRRIAKHVSERGGGLPSVQAMGLAHGDGITEVACNLLKPNEVGGDRIQVEVERLAKEEGLRVGKGYFTDLIPDEIIERYMKLSSH is encoded by the exons ATGTTGAGCAAGATGCTGGCTTGTGGCAAGGTGTACATTTCTGAAAGCCGAAATAGAGCAGCTTTGGAATCGATAGAAAGAGCTGCCAAGCTATTCCCTGAGGCTGCTATTGTGAATAAGTTTATAGATGATACTTACAATAGAGTTGGATATACAGTTGTCTCCAGATTGACTCCAAAACCATCTCAAGATTCATGTCCTTTGAAAGATGCAGTCTTTGCCATTGTTAAGGTTGCTTTGGAGACCATAGACTTTGAGTTGCATTCTGGAACTCATCCTCGACTTGGAGTTGTCgatcatatatgttttcacccCTTGGCACATGCTTCCTTGGACCAAACAGCTGTGGTTGCAAAGTCTTTGGCAGCAGATATAGGCTCCAAACTTAAAG TACCTACGTTTCTATATGGGGCTGCTGAAGAGAGGGGAAGGTTGCTTGATTCTGTCAGAAGAGAACTTGGTTATTTCAAGCCTAATTCAGGCAGTATTCTATGGTCCGGAGGGTCTAAATCAGAGTCCTTACCCCTGAAGCCTGATGCAGGTCCAACTCAAGTGTCTCCAACAAAAGGTGTTATTTTAATTGGAACCACCCATTGGGTTGCTAACTACAATGTCCCTGTATTCTCGACTGATATTGCGGCTGTTCGTAGGATTGCAAAACATGTAAGTGAGAGAGGAGGTGGACTTCCTTCAGTGCAAGCGATGGGGCTTGCACATGGTGATGGCATCACTGAGGTGGCTTGTAATTTGTTGAAACCAAATGAAGTGGGAGGAGACAGAATTCAGGTTGAAGTTGAGAGGCTTGCAAAGGAAGAGGGTTTGCGTGTTGGGAAGGGATATTTCACCGATCTTATACCGGACGAGATTATTGAAAGATACATGAAGTTGAGTTCTCATTAA